CCATGGCCGGCAGGATATCCATTGTCAGAATGTCCCCGCTGAGTCTCAGCGAGATCCTTTCCAGAACCGAGGTGCCGTTCACGGTCGATTTCGAAAAGAACATAGAAAGGTGCAGGGAGTACACGCTGGACCCGGAGAGACTCTACCGGATGATAGTCCGCGGGTCATACCCCGAACTCTATGAAAAAGAGAGATTAGGGGCGCATGAATTCTATTCGGATTATGTGGACACTTACATAGCACGCGAGGTGTCGCAGATAATGAACCTAAAAGATCAGAACAAGTTCCTCGAGTTCATGGAACTTATAGCCTCACTGACGGGCCAGGAGCTTGTGTACAACAATGTGGCCAATACGCTAGGGGTCAACATCAAGACCGTACAGTCGTGGATCAGCGTTCTGGCGGCAGGTGACATAATTCACCTTGTCAGGGCATATTCTGAGAGGTCCGCTGTAAAAAGGATCGTGAGGCACCCCAAGATATACTTCTCCGACACGGGACTGGCCTGCCATCTTGCAAAGGTAACCGACGCCGATACTCTAAGGGCGGGGTATCTCAAAGGCCCGATGGTCGAGACATTCATTGTCAACGAGATCCTCAAATCCTACAGGAACAACAAAGAGGACGCGGGCTTCCATTATTACAGGGATTCTCAGATGAACGAGATAGACTTCATGATCCTCAGGAACGGGACGTTATCGCTCATTGAATGCAAATCCGGAATGACATACGGTCCTTCGGACGTCAAGGCATTCAGTAGGCTGGATAAATCTGACTATAATGTGGGCCCTTCCTGCATCATTTGTCTGACGGAGAAGCCGTACCCGATAAAGGACGGAGTGTATGCCCTCCCTATTACCGTGATATGATGTATCTGCGGGAGGGCTGACCGAATACCCAACGGACACGCCGCCGGCTGATCCGTTGTCAAGGGACGGCCTCTTATGCCTTCTCTCAAGTACGGTCCGGCCGCGCTCAATTCTTAATCCACGCGCACTCTTGAAAGGACCGGAGGCCCGCCGCAGAACAAACAAAGTTTTATATAACGCAGTTCTTAGCCGGAATCCGTCAACCTATAGAGGTACCAGCGATGAGAAGGACCAACACATGCGGAGAGCTTAGGCCGGAGGACATAGGAAAGGAGGTCTGTCTTCAGGGCTGGGTAAGGTTCTCCAGAGACCACGGAGGAGTAGCCTTCGTCGACCTTGCCGACAGATACGGAATAACGCAGATAGTCTTTGATCCGGAAGATGTTCCGGCCGGAACGGACGTTAATTCCCTGTCGAATACCATGAGGGGGTTCGTCCGCGAGTCCGTAGTATCCGTCAGCGGCATTGTAAGAAAAAGGGTCGAGGGCACGGAGGACGGAAGGAACCCCACCGGAGATGTGGAGGTCCTCATCACAAGCGCGGAATTAATTAACAGATCAAGATCGCCGCCCTTCGAGCTCGGCGACCAAAAGGAAGGGGTGCTTCCCAACGAAGACACGAGAATGAGGTACAGGTACCTCGATCTCAGAAGAACGGAGATGATACAGGCCATGGAGACCCGGAGCAGGTTCCTCCATCTGGTCAGACAGTACATGAGCGAGAACGGGTTCCTTGAGATAGAAACGCCCATCCTCGCAAGATCCACCCCGGAAGGCGCCAGGGACTACCTGGTCCCGTCAAGGGTGCACCCCGGAACATTCTACGCCCTTCCCCAATCCCCCCAGCTTTTCAAACAGATGCTGATGGTCGGGAGCATGGACCGCTATTATCAGATAGCCAGATGTTTCAGGGACGAGGATTCCAGGAAGGACCGCCAGCCGGAATTCACCCAGATAGACGTTGAGATGTCATTCGTCGACATGAAGGACATCCAGGATGCGGTGGAAGGCATGATCGCATACGTCTGGAAAGGCCTTTACGGCAAGGAGATAGAGATACCGTTCAAACGCATAGGATACAAAGAGGCCATGGAAACATACGGGTCGGACAAGCCGGACCTGAGGTATGGTCTTAAGTTCGTTTCGCTCACCGAGACGGTGAAGGACGCCCCCTATGATATATTCCAAAGGATACTCAAAGCGGGAGGGATGGTCGCCGGCATAAACCTGAAAGCGGACGTCGCCGGTGAACGCATAGGAAGGAACGACGTCGACAGATACATCGGCCAGGCTAAGAAGTTCGGCCTCGGCGGACTCACATGGATGAGATGCAAGGACGGCAAGCTCGAGAGCAACATCACGAAGTATTTCACACCGGAGATCCTGGAAGCGATCAAGAAGAAGATGAACGCGGAGGAGGGGGACCTTCTGTTCCTCATCGCCGGGCCCTGGAAATCCACTTACGAGGGAGGAGGGGCGCTGAGAAGGAAGCTGGCGGAGGATCTGGAACTTATCCCGAAGGATGAGATGCAGTTCCTGTGGCTGGTGGACTGTCCCATGTTCGAGGTCGACCCGGTATCGGGGAAGCACGGCGCGTTCCACCATCCTTTTGTTCTGCCGGAGAACGATCTGAACGACCCGTATGTGGGAGGGGCGTGCTTCGACCTCTGCCTGAACGGCAACGAACTCGGGTCAGGGTCGTTAAGGATACACGACCCGGAGATGCAGGCCGAAGTATTCAGGAAGATCGGCGTGGATGACGAGAGGATAGAGGCCGATTTCGGATTTTTCATAGAGGCCCTGGGTTACGGGGCGCCGCCCCACGGAGGCATAGCCCTGGGAGTGGACAGGTTCCTGGCGATACTTCTGGGTAAGGATACGATAAGAGATGTGATCGCATTCCCGAAGAACAAGAAGGCAGTGTCCCTCTTCGACAAGTCGCCCGCCAAGGTGGATGAGAAGAAACTGGAAGAGCTGCAGATAATGTCCTTGGCCATAGACGATATCGACTTCGACGGCATGGAAGGCATCGACGAGGAGTGAACAGCATCTCCCGATAATATCTCGGCGCTTGAGCCTGACCTTCTAAGTTAAAACGCTTGTTTATCTATTTTCCAAGCAAAAACGCTTGTTAATTAATTATACAAGCGAAAACGCTTGAATACTTGTAAGTAATATCTCCGTTCAAAATGATAAACGCCGCATTCATCCTTGACATAAGGAACTCCAGGGACATGAAGAAAGGAGAGAGGATCGACGCACAGGAGAGACTCTCAGATGCAGCCGACCTTGCCAACAGCGTTTACGGAAAAAGTATAAGGTATAAGCTGGACTTTTCGGCAGGCGACAGCATACAGGGACTGTTCACAACCCCTTCGTCCGCAATCTGCTGCTACACCCTTATACGGTCCGCGGTCCACCCATACAGGATACGGTGCGGGATAGGTGTCGGAGACCTGATTGATATGCCGTATAAAGACAGCAACAGGATGGACGGTTCCTCATATCATAACGCACGCGATGCGTTGTCATCCTCAAAGGATGGCGGGCGTGAGGTGCTTTTCAGATCGGAAGGCAGCGGAGACCCCTTTGTGAACCAGTACCTCATGGCCGCGCACACACTGATGTCAAAGCAAAGCTACAAACAGGGAATAATCAACAATCTTGTGTTCTTACTGAACCCCCTAGCGGCCCCCGATTCAAACGGGAGCGAATATTATAAGAAAATATCCGGATTCGTAGGCATGAGTATTGACCAATACGGGGCAGGCAGGGAAACGCAGGGCAGACAAACGCTAGCTGATCTCTTCGAAGAACCCCCAGTCGGGCAGAACGGGACCGGCCTTAGTTTCAATGAGAGAACGATCGGCAGGAGTATCCCGGCAAGGATCGGCGACATGCTCGGCGTGTCTTCGGAGAATATCCGCCAGATGATAGTAAAAGGGGACATAGAGATGGTCCGTTCTCTATTTATAAGCGCGTCTTTGATAGCTGAGCACTTTTCGAATGGTGAAAAAACATGCTGAATTACATACTCATCATAGCCGCCTATCTGATCGGAGCCTTTTATCTGCAAAGATTCAAGGGCCCCTTCGGTCCGGAAAACAAGGGAAGAGACTATGCCGTCTCCCTGCTCCTGTACGCTGTTCCATTTATAGTCCCAGTCTTAATGATATCAGATACGCTGACGGATGTGCTCATCTATTTTCTTTTCGTTGCGGTGACGCATAATATCTGCCTGATCGGCCGCGGCCCGTTCGAAGCAAAAAAAGGTGGACTCACCATTTTCGCTCTCACCAACGTACTGAACGTTGCAATGCTCCTGATGACGGTGTATGTCCTTTTCTCCGGAAGCGAGATCTACGACTGGGTAACTGAGGCGCTCTCGTCGGCGTTCGGCGACAGGGCCGATTTCTACCTGTATCTCCTGCTGTCGCTGCTGATCTGCGCGGCCCCCTCATCGGAGTTCGTCAGACGGGTGCTGGATCATCCCCGTCTGTTCAGCGCCCATTGCGAAGAGGAGACCGGCAATGATGAAGCGGGTCTCGGCTCGGCGATAGGTATCTGCGAGAGGATCATAGTCCTGATCCTGGGGTCCATGGGAGGATATACGGCGATCGCGTTCGTCATCGCGGCAAAATCCCTTGCCAGACTTGAGCAGTTCAAGGAACGGTCCTTTGCGGAAAGATTCATCATAGGTACGTTCAGCAGCATACTGATCCCGATAATACTGCTCTTCATAATGTGGCAGATATTCTGACCCGCTTGTCGTGCGGTCTGTCCGCGAGACGGGGTTCAGAGCCTCGAATTCAGCGCGTTCTTTGTTGCCGAGACTATGTCCGATGAGGAGTATTTTCCTCCTGTTTCCTTCATCACATGGCCGATGACGCGGTTGAGCGCCTTTTCGTTCTTCTTTATCTCTTCGATGATCTCGGGATGCGCGTCAAGGTAGCCGTCTATTATCTGGCTCAGATCGGCGCTCTGTTCCTTTATGGCAGCGGCGTCCCTTCCGGTCATGTATGAGTTCAGCTCCATGTCCGCCTCGACGTCCGTTATCTTACCATCCTCAAGTTTTTTGAGTATCCCGGCGATCCCCTCCGGATCCTTCCCGGAGGCCTCGAATGCTTTCCAGTTAGAGCTCACCGCCCCCCTGGTCCATGATACCGCCGTTTTAACGGACCCGGTCGCTTTCGCTATCATCTCGAACACTTCCGCAAGGCCGATGGAGGTAGAGACGATCTGATCCGCCGTCTTCCCGTCAATGCCGTATTCTTTGCTGAGCCTTGCCGCTGTCTGAGCCGGGCTTTCTTTGATCGTAATGGACCTTGCGAGATCCCCGATGTGGAACAGTCCGAGATCCGGCTCATGGATGTAGCCGTAGTCAGACTCATATTCTTTCTTTCTCACGGAGAACGTCACTCCTCTTTCCTCATCGAAACCTCTGGTCTCCCTCTCGACCTTCCCTCCGGCCTTCAGGACCTTCGTCTGCCTTACGGCCTCGAAGGTCAGCGCCCTCTCCACGTTCTTCAGGCCGCTGACGTTCTTCACTTCCACTCTCTCCTTTCCGATGGATATGTTACAGTCGCACCTGATGCTCCTTTCCCCGTCGTCCGGAAGGTCTATCGTGTGGCGGATGTCTATTATCAGCTGTCTGAGGAACTCCCTCGCTTCTGCCGGCGTGGTGAAGTCCGGCTCGGTGACTATCTCCGTTAGAGGGGTCCCGGCCCTGTTGTAGTCCACAAGCGACGATTGGTCCCCGAACCTCTTTGTTTTTCCGGGGTCTTCCTCAAGCTGTATCTTCGTGATCCTGATGGGCCTCTTTCCGTTCATGTAATAGACGCCTTTCTTTCCGACAGGGTTCTCGTACTGGGTTATCTGTGTGCCCTTGCTCATGTCCGGGTAGAAGTATACCTTCCTGGAGAACCACATGGTGTCGGGTATCTCGCAGTTCAGCATCTTTGCCAGCTTTATCCCGTATTCCACGGCCTTTCTGTTCATCACGGGCTTGGTCCCGGGCATACCCAGACATCCCGGGCACACGTGGGTGTTGGGACCTTCGGCGTCCGTCGTCGGACAGGAGCAGAACATCTTTGACCTGGTGGGAAGCTGCACATGGATCTCCAATCCGATCATCATAGCGATACCTCCGGGCGCCTTGCGGTAAAGGCCGATCCCCATTCTTTTGCGAATGTCAGCAGGAGATCCTCCATCCAGTGGTCGGTGACCGCCTGCATTCCGATCGGCATCCCGCTTTCGCTGTAGCCGCAGGGAATCGACATGTGAGGCATGCCAGCTACGTTCGGAGGCAGGGACAGACGGTTGGCGTCATATGTCTCGGTGAACGTCATCTTCGATATTTCGCCGAATCTTGGGGAGACGAACGGCATCGTGGGGGTGAGAACGGCGTCATGGTCCGCAAGGACCTTTTTGTAAGACGATATCATATGCAGCCGGACCCTGAGCGCTTTAAGATAGTACTTCTCTCTCATCCCGGCCATCCTGACATATGTTCCCAGGATGATCCTTTTCTTCGCTTCCTCTCCGAAGTGCTCCGTCCTGATGCGCGTGAAATAATCATCGAACTTGAGGGAAAGGTCGCCGTCCTGCTGACCGTACCTCATCCCCACATAGCTCGCAAGGTTCGTGGACGCTTCGGACACTTCGAGCGCGTAGTAAACGGGAACGGCATACTTCAGAGAAGGCATGCTTATCATGTCTATTTCGATGCCCATTCCTTTCAGAGTATCCAGCGACGACATGAAACATGAAACGACGTCTTTGCTTACTCCGGCAAGAGAATCTTCCGGCACAGCTATCGATCTTATCTTCCTGCCTTTAAGCTCAAGCTCAGGCTGAGAGCATGACGTCGGGTCCCGAGGGTCCTTTCCGGAGATGGTCCGGAGCGTCTCGGCGATCCTGCCCGGGTCCGAAGACAAGATCCCGACGCTGTCCAGGGAGTTGCAGCAGTCTATCGCCCCGTACCTCGACACTCTGCCGTAGGTGGGGACGAGACCGTACACCCCGCAGAAACTTGCGGGGCAGGTAACTGAACCTCCGGTCGCCACTCCCAATGAGACATGATCCTGTATGACGGCAGCGGCGCACGCCGCTCCGCCGGACGAACCGCCGCATGATCTTTCAAGGTCGTAGGGATTCCTGGGAACGCCGAACGGGGAATAAGTGCCGAAGGATCCGAACCCGAACTCATCCATGTTGGTCTTTCCTATGAGCTTCCCTCCGGATGCTTTCATCTTTTCGATCACGGCCGCGTCGAACGGCGGACGGTATCCCTCAAGGATTCTGGAGCCGCACTTAGTCTCCATGTCCTTGGACGTAAGGCAGTCCTTGGCGGAAAAATGGAACTTTGGATCTCCGGTATCGGCGCCGGAGGCGATGCAGCTGAACATTGAGTACTTGCCGTTAAGCTTCGGGAGCGAGGTTAAGACGTCCCTCATAGCAGTCTCGGCCCCCTGACATAGTTCTCGTAGGTCTTCATATCCTTCAGAAGCTCGTACGGGTCGATGAAGATGCCCGGCTCGTCGTCCCTGAGGGCGTCAGCGACATCTGTCGGGTTGATACAATAGCCGTCCTCTTCGGGAGCCCCGTCAAGTGTGTCGAAACGATCAAGCATGTCGCCCAGCCATTTGCAGTATCTTTCAAGTTCTTCATCGCTGAGCGCAAGGTGTGCGGACTTCGCAACCTTTTTCACGGTCTCTTCGTCCATATGAGGTCAAAACCTCATCGTCCCCTTTGATTATATTATTTCCGAGTTAAGGTCTGTCGCCGCCGTCGGAACGCGGCGGTATCGATACCTGCGCTCCGTACGCCCTGTTTCCTTCTGAGATATCTGGTTTGGACCCGCGATCCTCCCGTCAGGCAGGCATGCTTCCAATTCTTCAGGTTATAGTCGCTGCGTGGATTTTTTGATGTGTTTTCAATGTTCCAAAATATGTATCAACTATCGTTTTCAATGTTCCAAAATATGTATCAACCGTTATTTTCAAAGTCCTAAAATATGTATAGCAGTACCGTAATACATCTATCTGGAATGCAAATTTCACAGGAGTCGGTTTATGCTTAGAAGAAATATCATGGATACGCTTGTGGAATGGAAGAACGGTCTCCCTAGATGAATTCATAAAAAGATACGATCCTCCCTGCGCCCTGAAGTTCGTATCAGGGAATGTAGGCGAACGGGGGAAGAAACTGACGCTGCCGCTTTACATGGCGATGTTCTTGTGAATCTGCGGATCGGAACAAAAGCGAACGGAGGTGGGTCCAAACCCGGCGGCGAGGTAAGAATCCATTATGATCGTTTCTATGAGTACGGAGCCTCAGCGTCCATCTCCGAGCTCTTATTCTGCATAATCAAGGTAACAGCCCGGGCCAACTTGTAATGTGCGGCCCGGATCCGGATCACGGTTCATCATACAGTATCAGCCCGTAGAGGGTCATGCCGTCCTTTCTGAACTCGAAATCTATGCTGTTCTCTTTCATGTATTCGTCCATCATTATCCCATAGGCGGCTATTGACGCCATCCTCTGGTCCGGGAACCTGCACGGATCGTCAGGGTATGAGCATTCTCCGCAGTATTTGCAGCCGCCGTCGGAAAGAGGCATCGCTCTGCAACCTTCCGCTCTCAGCGCGTTGCCGAAACTTCTGCACACATCCTGATGTTCAAGGCAGAGCTTTTTGAGAAGGTCACGATCGTTCAGATCAATGTTGTCGAATCTCTTTATGAGGATCGCGGCTTTTGAAAAGCTTTTCACAAGATCCAGGCAGTCCGTCTCGGTGCCCGCGCCGGGAGGGCACCCCCAGGTCACGCCGTACGCGCCGCAGGTGTTCTCCGCGCACAGTTCCCTGCATTTTTTCATCGAACGGGCGTCAGGAGAGGGCAGACCTATATTTTTAAAGGAATAACCGGCCGCCGCAGGGTCTTTTGACACAGTTTCCCAAACTTTTCCTATCATGCTCAGACATATTCCGGGAGGGTTATATACGTAACTTTGCCGCAGGCGGACGGCCGCCACGATAAATTATATACTCTACATAGGATGATATTTTTTAAGGGAAGACCGGAGCGGGAACGCTCCGGGAGGAGAGGACATGCAAGTAGCAAGGATTTCTAAAATAACCGAGTTCCGGCGCAACCTGTTGCTGACCGCAGCGATCGCGACGGCACTCGTAGTGATAACGTCGGCGGCAGTGTTATTCGCACCGGCGGCATCGGCGGATACGGCAGCAGATGTTCCGTATATTGACGAGTTAGGCGATACGCAGAATTGTTCGGAGGCCACGGTGCTCGATCAGGCATATTTCGCATCGCCGCCTTACTTACTGGACGATTCAGTCTCTGGCGGCTGGTATGTCGTGACGGGCACGATAAACCTTACAGATAAAATTACCATCAGCGGAAATGTCAATATCATCCTTGAAGATAATTGCGACATGACCGTCACAGCCGGTATCTACGACGCAGGCATTTCTGTTTCCGGAACGGACAGCCTGACCATCTACGCCCAGTCCGCAGGTATCGATACGGGCAAGCTCACTGCCAGCGGCGGCGATGACGGTATCGACAACGATGGCGGCGCAGGCATCGGGGGAGATAGCAGTAACGACGGCGGCACGATAACCATCAACGGCGGCACAGTAACGGCCAGCGGCGGCATGGGTGCTGCAGGCATCGGCGGCGGAGACTGGGGCGGCGACGGCGGCACGATCACCATCAACGGCGGCACAGTAACGGCCACCGGTGTCAGATACGGCGCGGGCATCGGCGGCGGCTACGGAGGCAACGGCGGCACGACCACAATCAACGGCGGCACCGTAATAGCCAAAGGCGGCTATGAAGGCGCGGGCATCGGCGGCGGCAACGGCGGCAACGGCGGCACGACCACAATCAACGGCGGCACAGTAACGGCCATAGGCGGCAGTCTCAGCGCAGGCATCGGCGGCGGCGGCAACGGCGGCGACGGCGGCACGATCACCATAGGCGGCGGCACAGTAACGGCCACCGGCGGTAGTCTCAGCGCAGGCATCGGCGGCGGCGACGGCGGCGACGGCGGCACGATCACCATCAACGGCGGCACAGTAACGGCCACCGGCGGCGAACACTATGGTGCAGGCATCGGCGGCGGCGACGGCGGCGACGGCGGCACGGTCACCATCAACGGCGGCACAGGAACGGCCACCGGCGGCGACGGAGGGGCGGGGAGCGGGGGGGGGTGTGGGGGGGGCAGGGATACATAGTGAGGGAGAGGGTCGTAGCGGGAGGGGGGGGGGGGGGGAGTATCGATATATTCAAAAGACTACCGTTTTTATCCGAGAAGCCTTAAAGCTAATTGCGGTAAAGAATTAGCTTGTGCAAGCATTGAAACAGCAGCTTGTGTTAAGACTTGATTTCTTACAAATTCAGTCATTTCACTTGCTATGTCAACATCAGAGATACGAGATTCTGATGCTTGTAGGTTTTCTCTTTGAACGGTCAAGTTTGTGATAGTATTT
This genomic interval from Candidatus Methanoplasma cognatum contains the following:
- the aspS gene encoding aspartate--tRNA ligase; the encoded protein is MRRTNTCGELRPEDIGKEVCLQGWVRFSRDHGGVAFVDLADRYGITQIVFDPEDVPAGTDVNSLSNTMRGFVRESVVSVSGIVRKRVEGTEDGRNPTGDVEVLITSAELINRSRSPPFELGDQKEGVLPNEDTRMRYRYLDLRRTEMIQAMETRSRFLHLVRQYMSENGFLEIETPILARSTPEGARDYLVPSRVHPGTFYALPQSPQLFKQMLMVGSMDRYYQIARCFRDEDSRKDRQPEFTQIDVEMSFVDMKDIQDAVEGMIAYVWKGLYGKEIEIPFKRIGYKEAMETYGSDKPDLRYGLKFVSLTETVKDAPYDIFQRILKAGGMVAGINLKADVAGERIGRNDVDRYIGQAKKFGLGGLTWMRCKDGKLESNITKYFTPEILEAIKKKMNAEEGDLLFLIAGPWKSTYEGGGALRRKLAEDLELIPKDEMQFLWLVDCPMFEVDPVSGKHGAFHHPFVLPENDLNDPYVGGACFDLCLNGNELGSGSLRIHDPEMQAEVFRKIGVDDERIEADFGFFIEALGYGAPPHGGIALGVDRFLAILLGKDTIRDVIAFPKNKKAVSLFDKSPAKVDEKKLEELQIMSLAIDDIDFDGMEGIDEE
- the gatB gene encoding Asp-tRNA(Asn)/Glu-tRNA(Gln) amidotransferase subunit GatB, encoding MMIGLEIHVQLPTRSKMFCSCPTTDAEGPNTHVCPGCLGMPGTKPVMNRKAVEYGIKLAKMLNCEIPDTMWFSRKVYFYPDMSKGTQITQYENPVGKKGVYYMNGKRPIRITKIQLEEDPGKTKRFGDQSSLVDYNRAGTPLTEIVTEPDFTTPAEAREFLRQLIIDIRHTIDLPDDGERSIRCDCNISIGKERVEVKNVSGLKNVERALTFEAVRQTKVLKAGGKVERETRGFDEERGVTFSVRKKEYESDYGYIHEPDLGLFHIGDLARSITIKESPAQTAARLSKEYGIDGKTADQIVSTSIGLAEVFEMIAKATGSVKTAVSWTRGAVSSNWKAFEASGKDPEGIAGILKKLEDGKITDVEADMELNSYMTGRDAAAIKEQSADLSQIIDGYLDAHPEIIEEIKKNEKALNRVIGHVMKETGGKYSSSDIVSATKNALNSRL
- a CDS encoding amidase family protein — protein: MRDVLTSLPKLNGKYSMFSCIASGADTGDPKFHFSAKDCLTSKDMETKCGSRILEGYRPPFDAAVIEKMKASGGKLIGKTNMDEFGFGSFGTYSPFGVPRNPYDLERSCGGSSGGAACAAAVIQDHVSLGVATGGSVTCPASFCGVYGLVPTYGRVSRYGAIDCCNSLDSVGILSSDPGRIAETLRTISGKDPRDPTSCSQPELELKGRKIRSIAVPEDSLAGVSKDVVSCFMSSLDTLKGMGIEIDMISMPSLKYAVPVYYALEVSEASTNLASYVGMRYGQQDGDLSLKFDDYFTRIRTEHFGEEAKKRIILGTYVRMAGMREKYYLKALRVRLHMISSYKKVLADHDAVLTPTMPFVSPRFGEISKMTFTETYDANRLSLPPNVAGMPHMSIPCGYSESGMPIGMQAVTDHWMEDLLLTFAKEWGSAFTARRPEVSL
- a CDS encoding aspartyl/glutamyl-tRNA amidotransferase subunit C, yielding MDEETVKKVAKSAHLALSDEELERYCKWLGDMLDRFDTLDGAPEEDGYCINPTDVADALRDDEPGIFIDPYELLKDMKTYENYVRGPRLL
- a CDS encoding SatD family protein, with the translated sequence MINAAFILDIRNSRDMKKGERIDAQERLSDAADLANSVYGKSIRYKLDFSAGDSIQGLFTTPSSAICCYTLIRSAVHPYRIRCGIGVGDLIDMPYKDSNRMDGSSYHNARDALSSSKDGGREVLFRSEGSGDPFVNQYLMAAHTLMSKQSYKQGIINNLVFLLNPLAAPDSNGSEYYKKISGFVGMSIDQYGAGRETQGRQTLADLFEEPPVGQNGTGLSFNERTIGRSIPARIGDMLGVSSENIRQMIVKGDIEMVRSLFISASLIAEHFSNGEKTC
- a CDS encoding ATP-binding protein, with the translated sequence MISRTALASVERSIALKPVTLITGARQAGKTTLCREIARKHGFGYVTLADMAERSMAKNDPEMFISTHGTPLIIDEVQYAPGLFDSIESAVDRAKFSTGRNEGMYILTGSQAYNLMEGVTQSMAGRISIVRMSPLSLSEILSRTEVPFTVDFEKNIERCREYTLDPERLYRMIVRGSYPELYEKERLGAHEFYSDYVDTYIAREVSQIMNLKDQNKFLEFMELIASLTGQELVYNNVANTLGVNIKTVQSWISVLAAGDIIHLVRAYSERSAVKRIVRHPKIYFSDTGLACHLAKVTDADTLRAGYLKGPMVETFIVNEILKSYRNNKEDAGFHYYRDSQMNEIDFMILRNGTLSLIECKSGMTYGPSDVKAFSRLDKSDYNVGPSCIICLTEKPYPIKDGVYALPITVI
- a CDS encoding DUF2284 domain-containing protein, with the translated sequence MIGKVWETVSKDPAAAGYSFKNIGLPSPDARSMKKCRELCAENTCGAYGVTWGCPPGAGTETDCLDLVKSFSKAAILIKRFDNIDLNDRDLLKKLCLEHQDVCRSFGNALRAEGCRAMPLSDGGCKYCGECSYPDDPCRFPDQRMASIAAYGIMMDEYMKENSIDFEFRKDGMTLYGLILYDEP